A window of the Microvirga terrae genome harbors these coding sequences:
- the pcaG gene encoding protocatechuate 3,4-dioxygenase subunit alpha, protein MVQKLDFLKETPSQTAGPYVHIGTNPNWVEITGVWNEDLGLVLVGPETKGERIIVKGRIFDGAGDVLRDALVEIWQADAEGLYNSPEETRGKADPNFVGWGRQPCDGATGEYRFETVKPGRVPFRDGRMMAPHITVWIVARGINIGLHTRLYFSDEEAANAECPMLAQIARKNRIPTLIATRGEENGLPAYTFDIHLQGDKETVFFDI, encoded by the coding sequence ATGGTTCAGAAGCTCGATTTCCTGAAAGAGACGCCCTCGCAGACGGCGGGACCCTATGTCCATATCGGCACGAACCCGAACTGGGTCGAAATCACCGGCGTCTGGAACGAGGATCTCGGACTGGTGCTGGTCGGCCCGGAGACCAAGGGCGAGCGCATCATCGTGAAGGGCCGCATTTTCGACGGCGCCGGCGACGTCCTGCGCGATGCCCTCGTGGAGATCTGGCAGGCGGATGCCGAGGGGCTCTACAACAGCCCCGAGGAGACCCGCGGCAAGGCCGATCCGAACTTCGTCGGATGGGGCCGTCAGCCCTGCGACGGCGCCACGGGCGAATACCGCTTCGAGACCGTCAAGCCGGGCCGCGTGCCGTTCCGGGATGGACGGATGATGGCCCCGCACATCACGGTCTGGATCGTCGCGCGCGGCATCAATATCGGGCTGCACACGCGCCTGTATTTCTCCGACGAGGAGGCGGCCAACGCCGAATGCCCGATGCTCGCCCAGATCGCCCGCAAGAACCGGATCCCCACCCTGATCGCCACCCGCGGCGAAGAGAACGGTCTGCCGGCCTACACCTTCGACATCCATCTCCAGGGTGACAAGGAAACCGTGTTCTTCGACATCTGA
- the pcaH gene encoding protocatechuate 3,4-dioxygenase subunit beta, with amino-acid sequence MSDNGQYFQRDRTWHPPAFTPSYKTSVLRAPQQALISLENTLSESTGPVFGHSKIGPLDNDLIRNYAKTGEAIGQRIVVYGRVLDENARPVPGALVEFWQANAGGRYRHKKETYLAAIDPNFGGCGRMITDEEGHYWFRTIKPGAYPWPNGVNDWRPAHIHFSIFGHAFAQRLITQCYFEGDPMIWQDPIAMTVPDRAAVEQLIAALDRQNTLPMDSLAYKFDIVLRGRRSTMFENRMEGN; translated from the coding sequence ATGAGTGACAACGGCCAATATTTCCAGCGTGACCGGACCTGGCATCCGCCGGCCTTCACGCCGTCCTACAAGACCTCGGTGCTGCGCGCGCCGCAGCAGGCGCTGATCTCTCTCGAGAACACGCTCTCGGAATCGACCGGTCCGGTGTTCGGGCATTCCAAGATCGGCCCGTTGGACAACGACCTGATCCGCAACTACGCGAAGACCGGCGAGGCCATCGGGCAGCGCATCGTCGTCTACGGCCGGGTGCTCGACGAGAATGCCCGTCCGGTACCCGGCGCCCTGGTGGAGTTCTGGCAGGCGAATGCCGGCGGGCGCTACCGCCACAAGAAGGAAACCTATCTCGCGGCCATCGACCCGAATTTCGGCGGCTGCGGGCGCATGATCACGGACGAGGAGGGACACTACTGGTTCCGCACCATCAAGCCCGGCGCCTATCCGTGGCCGAACGGCGTGAACGACTGGCGCCCGGCGCATATCCATTTCTCGATCTTCGGCCACGCCTTCGCGCAGCGCCTGATCACCCAGTGCTATTTCGAGGGCGACCCGATGATCTGGCAGGACCCGATCGCCATGACGGTGCCCGACAGGGCCGCCGTGGAACAGCTCATCGCGGCGCTCGACCGGCAGAACACCCTGCCGATGGATTCGCTCGCCTACAAATTCGACATCGTCCTGCGCGGCCGCCGCTCGACCATGTTCGAGAACCGGATGGAGGGGAACTGA
- the pcaC gene encoding 4-carboxymuconolactone decarboxylase: MAVRREVLGDAHVDRATAQMTEFDADFQTFITEGAWGSVWSRPGFTKRERSIVTIALLAALGQDEEVAMHVRATRNTGATKEDIKEALLHVAVYAGVPAANHAIKIVKKTFADMEAASEQEGGSGRNKHE, translated from the coding sequence ATGGCGGTGCGCCGCGAGGTGCTCGGGGACGCCCACGTGGACCGGGCGACCGCCCAGATGACGGAGTTCGACGCTGATTTCCAGACCTTCATCACCGAAGGCGCCTGGGGGTCGGTGTGGTCGCGCCCCGGCTTCACCAAGCGCGAGCGCTCCATCGTGACCATCGCGCTCCTGGCCGCGCTCGGCCAGGACGAGGAGGTCGCCATGCATGTGCGCGCCACGCGCAACACGGGCGCGACCAAGGAAGACATCAAGGAGGCGCTGCTGCACGTGGCCGTCTATGCGGGCGTGCCGGCGGCGAACCACGCCATCAAGATCGTCAAGAAGACATTCGCCGACATGGAAGCCGCTTCGGAACAGGAAGGCGGATCCGGGAGGAACAAGCATGAGTGA
- the pcaD gene encoding 3-oxoadipate enol-lactonase, which yields MAFTRVNGIVLHHQVLGQADGPALVFVNSLGSDLRIWQDVVPAFADRYRIVLYDKRGHGLSDAPPAPYTIDDHTDDLLALLDQLKVDRAAVVGLSVGGMIGQRIAVRAPERVRALVLCCTAAKIGTSESWAERIAAVEDGGIEPIADAVLQRWFTPLFRETRPDEVVGWRNMLVRTPDHGYAGTCAAIRDADLRPDAGRIAAPTLCVAGDQDGSTPADVVKGTADLIPGARFALIDGAGHIPCVEKPAVLSRLIGQHLEEAGLV from the coding sequence ATGGCATTCACACGCGTCAACGGAATCGTTCTGCATCATCAGGTGCTCGGGCAGGCTGACGGGCCGGCGCTCGTCTTCGTCAATTCCCTCGGCAGCGACCTCCGCATCTGGCAGGACGTCGTGCCGGCCTTCGCGGATAGGTACCGGATCGTCCTCTACGACAAGCGCGGGCACGGGCTCTCGGACGCGCCGCCCGCGCCCTATACGATCGACGATCATACGGACGATCTCCTGGCGCTGCTCGATCAACTGAAGGTCGACAGGGCCGCTGTCGTCGGCCTCTCCGTGGGCGGCATGATCGGCCAGCGCATCGCCGTGCGGGCTCCCGAGCGGGTCCGGGCGCTCGTGCTCTGCTGCACGGCCGCGAAGATCGGCACGTCGGAAAGCTGGGCCGAGCGCATCGCGGCCGTCGAGGACGGCGGCATCGAGCCCATCGCCGACGCCGTGCTCCAGCGCTGGTTCACGCCGCTGTTCCGCGAGACGCGTCCGGACGAGGTCGTGGGCTGGCGCAACATGCTGGTGCGTACGCCCGATCACGGCTATGCCGGCACCTGCGCGGCGATCCGCGACGCGGACCTGCGGCCCGATGCGGGCCGGATCGCCGCGCCGACGCTCTGCGTCGCCGGCGACCAGGACGGGTCGACGCCGGCCGACGTGGTCAAGGGCACGGCGGATCTCATTCCGGGCGCGCGCTTCGCGCTCATCGATGGGGCAGGGCACATCCCCTGCGTCGAGAAGCCGGCCGTGCTGTCGCGGCTCATCGGCCAGCATCTTGAGGAGGCGGGACTTGTCTGA
- a CDS encoding ABC transporter ATP-binding protein, with protein MPAESLEVRRLSAGYGPTIVLEDVSFSVPSGARLSILGRNGMGKTTLLSTLMGMNRRYGGEILIGGADVSSLKSSERARRGIGLVPQTRDIFRSLTVEENLVVGVKDRPRSVIQEAYDMFPRLHERRNNLGWQLSGGEQQMLSTARTILGRPSVLLLDEPLEGLAPVICEELMAAFTRLASSGEMTILLVEQRLESALDFAESVLILERGRIAWQGTSEALRADQNLVEHYIGVGSLH; from the coding sequence ATGCCCGCAGAATCGCTTGAGGTCCGCCGATTGAGCGCGGGCTACGGCCCGACGATCGTCCTGGAGGACGTGTCCTTCTCCGTGCCGTCCGGGGCGCGCCTGTCCATTCTCGGCCGCAACGGCATGGGCAAGACCACGCTGCTTTCGACCCTGATGGGCATGAACCGCCGCTATGGCGGCGAGATCCTGATCGGCGGCGCCGACGTGTCGTCCCTCAAGAGCTCCGAGCGGGCGCGCCGGGGCATCGGCCTCGTGCCGCAGACCCGCGACATCTTCCGTTCGCTCACCGTGGAGGAGAACCTGGTCGTCGGAGTCAAGGACCGGCCGCGCAGCGTCATCCAGGAAGCCTACGACATGTTCCCGCGCCTGCACGAGCGGCGCAACAATCTCGGCTGGCAGCTGTCCGGCGGCGAGCAGCAGATGCTCTCGACCGCACGCACCATCCTGGGCCGCCCGTCCGTCCTGCTCCTCGACGAGCCGCTCGAAGGACTGGCGCCGGTGATCTGCGAGGAGCTCATGGCGGCCTTCACGCGGCTTGCCTCCAGCGGCGAGATGACGATCCTGCTCGTCGAGCAGCGCCTGGAGAGCGCGCTGGATTTCGCCGAATCGGTCCTGATCCTGGAGCGCGGTCGCATCGCCTGGCAGGGGACGAGCGAGGCTCTGCGCGCCGACCAGAACCTGGTCGAGCACTATATCGGCGTCGGCTCGTTGCATTGA